CTGGAGGTTAAAAACTGAAAAGGATTGATTTGCATATGCACTCTGCGCTTTCAGCTTGTTGCGCGGATGAAATGTCGCCAAGGATGATTTTAGATATGGCATTAAAAAGAAATTTAAATGTTGTTTCTATAACTGACCATAATGCTGTTAAGCATTCAATTGCAGCCTGTCAGTTAAGTAAAAAAGACTCGATTGCAGTTATCCCCGGTGTTGAGCTAACAACCAGAGAAGAAGTACATCTTCTGGCATATTTCCCGAATGTAGAGACTTTGTTAAAATTAGAAAAGAAAATAGATAGTTGTTTACCAAAAGCAAGTAATAATCCAAAAATTTTTGGGCATCAGGTACGTTATGATCTAAATGGAGAGATCGTTGGGCTTGATAACAAATTAAGACAGACAGCTCTGGATATGGGATTAGATAATCTTGTTGATTTTATTCATAACCTTGGGGGTATAGCGGTTCCTGCGCATATTGATAAAGATAGGTTCAGCATGCTCAGCCAATTGGGTTTTTTAGATCCGGAAGCAAATTTTGATGCGGTGGAGATTTCCAAATTTAAATGGGGAAAAGAAAGTTTTCATTTGACAGACGTTTGGGAAGGGTTTCCTGTAATAGCAGGTTCTGACAGTCATGCTATCGATGACATAGGACTTTTTTTTATGGAAGATATCAATGAAGAAATCAGCGATTTTTCATCTTTAAAAGATTTTTTTGGGGAAAATAAACAATGAAAGATTTAGCAGACCATTTATTTGACATTCTGGAAAATTCAGTGACGGCTGAGGCGACGGAAATTAAAGTTACATTGGGACTGTGTAATAAGCGATTTTTTTGTGAAATAAAAGATAATGGCAGAGGTATTAAAAGCGAAGACGTGACTGATCCTTTTGTAACATCCAGAAAGGAACGAAAAGTTGGGTTGGGCCTTCCGCTTTTGAAGAAGACAGCAGAAAATACAAACGGATTTCTCAGGATTTCTAGATTAGAAGACAATGGAACATTCCTTGAATTTGAGACAGATATATCTCATATTGATGCAAAGCCATTCGGTAATTTGGCAAAGGTTTTTGTTGATGCTCTACGTTCATGGCCAGGGGTTGATTTTGAGGTTTTAATAGAGAGAAAAAAAAGCAAAAACGAACAAGTTCTTAATACAAAAGAAATTAGAGATACTATGGGCTGTTCTGATATACAGTATAAAGAAATACAGGATTTTGTTTATCAATCTATTGACAAAGAACTTACAAGAATTGGTATTAACACACAATTCGGCAATTTTTAATCTTACATAAAGGAGAGCTATGAAAAACTTAGAAGAACTAAAGCAGATAAGGGATAAAGTAAAGAAAAATCTTCAGATGCGGTCGGGAAAACACAAAGTTCGAATTGTTGTTTGCATGGCAACCTGTGGTATTGCTGCCGGAGCAAGGCAAACGATGAACACTCTGGTGGATCTTATTGAAAAGAGCAATAGGGACGATATTGTAATCACTACTTCCGGTTGTGCTGGATTTTGTGAGCAGGAACCTATGATCCAAATTTACATAGAAGATAAGGAACCCGTGGTTTATGGAAAGGTTGACTTAAAGGCTGCGGAAGAAATCTTTGAGAAGCATATTCTAAATGGTCAGATTGTAGAAAGATATCTTTTTTCTAAGGGAAAATAATTATGGAATGCCTTTGCAAAGAAAAGGAACTTACCAGTGAACAGAAATATAGCCAGCTTAAAGAGTTCATTGATAAAAGCAAGGATAAAAAAGGCTATTTAATTCCTGTTCTCCACATGGCTCAAACAATCTTTGGATATCTTTCCCTTGAAGTGCAAAATTTTGTAGCAATGGAAATGGATATTTCGGTAAGTATAGTTACGGGAGTGGTTACTTTTTATTCCTATTTTAAAACCTCTCCTACCGGCAGGCATACTATTACTGTATGTTTGGGTACGGCTTGTTATGTCAGAGGCGCAAAAAAAATATTAGAAGCGCTTGAGAAAAAACTTGGTATCAAGATCGGTGAAACTACTGAAGATAGAAGATTTTCTCTTGGAGCGCAAAGATGTTTAGGGGCCTGCGGATTAGCTCCTGTCATTATGGTTGGCAAAGATATCCATGGACGGATGTCTGCTCAAAAATTAGATGCAATAATAGAACAATATAAATAAGGCAGAAAATATCATTATGTATAATCTAAGAACGCATGTTCTTCTTTGTTATGGAGGCGCCTGCCTTTCTTCCGGTGCTGAAAGTCTTAAGGGAGCAATGGAGAAAGCAATAAACGAAGTTGGCATTCAAAATGAAGTTGATGTTATTACTACCGGATGCATGGGAACCTGTGAGTTAGGTCCGGTTATGATTGTTTATCCTGATGGAGTATTTTACCAAAAGGTTAAAGCTGAAGACGCGAAAGAAATTGTCCGTGAACATTTGCTAAAAGGAAGAGTGGTTAAGCGTCTTTTTTACAAAAAGCCAAAGACTGAAGAAATGGTGGAAATGTTTAATGATATTGATTTCTTCAAGCTTCAGAAAAAAATAGCTCTCAGGAATTGCGGGATTATCAATCCGCTTGATATTGATGAGTATATTGCCGCTGACGGATATATGGCTCTTGGAAAAGCGCTGACGGAAATGACTCCGCATAAAGTGATCAAAGAAATCAAAAGATCAGGACTCAGGGGACGCGGAGGGGCAGGATTCCCTACAGGTTTAAAGTGGGAGCTTACTGCCGCATCCGCAGGAAAACAGAAGTATGTGGTATGTAACGCTGATGAGGGCGATCCCGGAGCTTTCATGGACAGAAGTATTCTGGAAGGAGATCCTCACAGTGTCATGGAAGCCATGATGATATGCGGTTATGCTATTGGCTCAAATCAGGGATATGTGTATGTTCGCGCAGAATATCCACTGGCAGTAGAAAGATTATCGCTTGCCATTGAGCAGGCAAGGAAGAGCGAACTTCTTGGAGAAAATATTCTTGGAACAGGTTTTAATTTTGAGATAGATATCAGGATGGGCGCCGGAGCCTTCGTATGCGGAGAGGAAACTGCGCTTATGCGTTCCGTAGAAGGCATGAGGGGAGAACCGCGGACAAAACCGCCTTTTCCAGCTCAAAAGGGTCTGTTTGACTGCCCAACAGTGCTAAATAATGTAGAAACTTTTGCCAATGTCCCTTATATAATTTTGCAAGGTGCTGATGATTTTGCTTCTGTCGGAACTGAGAAAAGTAGAGGAACAAAGGTTTTTGCTCTGGCGGGAGATATAAATAACACAGGTCTTATTGAGATACCTATTGGAATGCCATTGGGAACAATTATCTATGATATCGGAGGAGGTATTCCAAATAATAAAAAATTAAAAGCAGTGCAGATTGGAGGCCCTTCAGGCGGATGCATTCCTGTTCAACACTTAAATGTACCCGTTGATTATGAATCATTGCAGGAACTCGGCGCTATTATGGGCTCGGGCGGTTTGATTGTTATGGATGAAGACACCTGTATGGTTGATCTGGCGCGCTATTTCATGGAGTTCATTCAGGAAGAGTCGTGTGGGATGTGTACTCCATGCCGTCAAGGAACGCGAATTATGCTGGACATTCTTACCAGGATCTGTGATGGAAAAGGCAGAATGGAGGACATCAATATTCTTGAAGAATTATCATATCAAATAAAACAAACTTCACTTTGCGGATTAGGACAAACTGCGCCAAATCCGATTTTATCTACTTTGAAATATTTCAAAGTAGAATATATTGAACATATCCGGGATAAAAAATGCCGCGCAGGAGTATGTTCAAAATTGGTATATGCTCCCTGCTCTAATATCTGTCCTGCATCAGTAGATGTGCCGGCCTATCTGGCATATACAAAAGAGGGCAACTTCAAACAAGCTTTAAAGGTTCATTTGAAGACTAATCCGTTCCCTGCAGTCTGCGGACGTGTATGTCCACACCAGTGCGAAGCTAAATGCAGAAGGAACGATATTGATTCGGCGGTAAACATTCGTTCTGTAAAACGTTTTATGGCAGATTCAATAGAAGATTATCTGGAATGTTTCCCTGAAAAGCGCAAGCCTAACAAACTAAAGATAGCTGTAGTAGGTTCAGGACCATCAGGTCTATCCAATGCCTATTTTTTAACCATGCTGGGGTATGATGTAACTGTTTTTGAATCTGAGTCCAAAGCAGGAGGAATGCTTACCCACGCTATTCCTTCCTATAGACTTCCTAATAATATTGTGGAGAAAGAAATTCAGGCTTTATGTGGATATGGGGTGAAAATAAAAACTGCTACGAATGTCGGCAGGGATATCAGCATTGACGAACTTAGAAAACAGGACTTTAAAGCTTTTTATATTGCTTCCGGCGCAGAGGATTCTATTATGCCACGCATTGAAGGGATAGATAATGAAAAAGTTATGACTGGATTGGATTTTTTATATAAAGTAAATAACGAAGAAGAGGTAAATGCAGGAAAGGAAGTAGTAGTTATTGGCGGCGGAAACACAGCAATTGATGCTGCAAGAACAGCAAAACGACTTGGCGCAGATGTGACCATAGTATATCGTCGAACCAGAGAAGAAATGCCTGCTGAAATAGAGGAAATTAAGGAGGCGGAAAACGAGGGGATAAAGATACAGCTTCTTCAAAATATTAAATCAGTCAGGTCAATTAATAATGGGTTAGAAGTTGAATTTGTAAATATGCGGCTTAGCGAATTTGATAAATCAGGCAGACGAAGACCTGTCGAAATAGAAACATCTTCTTTTTTCAGGAAAATTGATTCATTGATTTTAGCTATCGGGCAGAAACCGTCTCATGGCGCTTTATTCGACAAAGGATTAATGAAAGATATGTTTGCCGGCGGGGATGTAGTAACAGGTCCTGCTACAGTGGTAGAGGCGATTGGGGAGGCGCAGAGAGCAGCAGAGGCTATTGATAAATATTTAACCGGCGGCAGAGAGAAATACCCATGGAATATTATGAATCCAATTGAAGTTGCATTTGACACGGAAGAAGAACCTGTTAGTTATAAAAGAGAAAAAAATCTTTTGATTCCCTTAAAAGATAGAAAATCTTTTACTGAAGTTGAAAAAACATGGAACAGAGAGACTGCCTGCAAAGAAACAGAGAGATGTCTGCGTTGTGAATATAAAAAAGAAGAGGAAGAGCTATGATGATAAAAAAAATTGTTAAAAAGCACGGAAATAAAAAAGAGAATTTATTGCAGATACTGCATGACATTCAGAGCCAAAATCCAAAGAGCTACATTACTGAAGAGGATATTAATACGCTAAGTAGAGAAATGATTATATCTGTATCCGAAATTAAGGGAACTGCTTCTTTTTACACCATGTTTAGTTTTACACCGCGCGGTAAATATATAATCAGAGTTTGTGAGAGTCCACCATGCCATATTCTAGGCGCGCAAACTATTTTCGAAGCGATAGAATCAAAATTAGGGGTTAAGGCTGGAGAAACAACTGATGATGGCCTTTTTACGTTAGAGGGAACAAGTTGTCTTGGGATTTGCGGAGTTGCTCCTGCTATGATGATCAATGATGAAGCCTATGGAAATTTAAACGAAGAAAAAATATATAAAATATTGGGGCAAATTCAAGAAAAGGAAGGGGGAAAAGCATGAATCGGATTGTTCTTGAGAACTGCGGGAAGATTAATCCTGAAGATATTGAAGAATACATCGGTGTTGGTGGATATGAAGCGCTAGGTATGGCTCTGGAGAGAAAAACGCCGGAAGATATTATTAAGACAGTAAAGGATTCCAAACTTGTAGGAAGAGGGGGCGCAGGATTTCCAACAGGTTTAAAATGGTCATTTGCTAGAGCATCGAAAGAGACGCAAAAATATGTTATATGCAATGCGGATGAAGGAGAGCCAGGCACCTTTAAGGATCGCCTGATTATGGAGGGAGACCCGCATAAGGTTCTGGAAGGTATGGCGCTTTGTGGATACGCAATAGGTGCTAATACAGCTTATATCTACATTCGCGGAGAATACCAGCTTTCTATTCAAAGATTAACAAAAGCCATAAAAGACGCTGAGAAATTAGGGCTATTAGGTAAAAATATTTTCGGTGCGGACTTTGATTTTAATGTAAAGATTAAGATTGGAGCAGGTTCTTATGTTTGCGGAGAAGAAACAGCTCTTCTGAATTCAATGGAAGGATTAAGAGGCGAGCCGAGACTTAAGCCGCCTTTTCCTGCTGAATCAGGATTTTTATCCAAGCCGACAAACGTAAATAATGTTGAAACCTTTGCCAATATAGCTCCTATTATATTAAACGGATCTGACTGGTTTAAGAAATTTGGAACAGAAAGCACTCCGGGAACTAAAGTCTATACCATATTGGGACATATAAAACGTCCCGGCTTGATTGAGGTTCCCATGGGAATCACTCTGAGAGAGATTATTTATGATTATGCTGGAGGCATGTCTTCCGGAAAATTCAAAATGGCTCAAATAGGAGGAACTGCCGGAGACATTGTTTCATCAGCTCTTATGGATGCTCCGCTTGAGTATCAGTCACTTCAGGCGCTGGGGCATAATCTGGGTTCCGGCGCAATATTGATTATGAATGAAACAGTTTTAGTTGCGGATTTCCTGGCTTGCTGCATGAAATTCTTTGTTCATGAGTCATGCGGAAAATGTTCTGTATGCAGAATTGGTACAAAACAGATGTATAACGCTTTCAAACGCATGGAAAAGCAGGAAGCCTATTTTGATGAACTTGAGACTATAAAAGAGCTGGCTGAGGAACTTAAACTTACAGCTTTTTGTCCTATGGGACAGTCTGTTGCTTCACCCATTCTTTCTGCTTTGAAGTATTTTGGAAAGGAACTCGCTCTAGGAGTAAATCCTGACAGGAAGCGAGAACCTGTAACCAGAGAAAACCCTAACATAGTATTAAACTATTCTTAGAAATGAATAAGGAGACAAGAGAGATGCTGAACATTACGGTAAATAATGCCCGCTTAGAAGTATCAGAAAATATAACGATTCTGGATGCTGCTAGAAAGATTGGAATAAAGATACCCACTTTATGTTATCTGGCGGATCTTCAGAACCCCGGATCATGCAGGATGTGTGTTGTAGAGGTAGAAGGAGCGAAAGCGCTTCAACCCTCATGTGTAACAAAAGTTTCTGAAGGCATGAAGATCCACACTAACACCAAAAAAGTGCGTGATGCCAGAAAGATAATATTGGAGCTGCTTTTAAGCGACCATCCATGGGAATGCAATACTTGTGACCGCAATCAGAGTTGCGAACTTCAGAAACTGGCGGATGAATATGGTATTAAGGAAGTTAGATTTCAGTCCGTAAGAGAGAGAATGCCTTTGGATGAAAGCACCCCCGGAATTGTCAGAGATCCAAATAAATGCATTCTTTGCAGAAGATGCGTTAGTGTGTGCCATGAGGTTCAGGGAGTAGACACATTAGCTCCAAGAGCGCGTGGGTTTGATACAATCATTGCGCCCGGGCAAGGAGATACGCTTGAAGAGGCTGTTTGTGTTCAGTGCGGACAGTGCGCTGCAGTTTGTCCTGTCGGAGCAATAAGTGAAAAAGATGATATTGACAAAGTGTGGACAGCTATTGATGATCCAAACAAGTTTGTGGTTGTTCAGACTGCTCCTGCAATTCGTGCAGCCCTTGGGGAATGCTTTGACCTAAAACCTGGAACTTTAATCAAAGGGAAAATGACAGCGGCTCTCAAAAGACTTGGATTTGATAAGGTATTTGATACTAACTTTACTGCTGATTTAACTATTCTGGAGGAAGGCACAGAGCTTCTTACGAGGTTAAAGAAGGCACTGGTTGACAAGGATAAAAATGTAGCTCTGCCTATGTTTACTTCATGTTCGCCCGGATGGATAAATTACATGGAGAATTTTTATCCAGAACTAATTCCTAATGTATCCACCTGTAAGTCTCCTCAGCAGATGTTCGGAGCTATTGCAAAAACATACTATGCTAACAAAATTGGCAAGAAAAAAGAGGATATAGTAGTGGTATCTATCATGCCGTGTACTGCCAAAAAATTTGAGTGCAGTCGGGAGGAGATGAATGCCAGCGGAGTTAAGGACGTTGATTATGTGCTAACAACAAGAGAATTAGGCAGGTTTATTAAGCAGGCTGGCATAGACTTCGTGAATCTTCCTGATGAGGAAATGGATGCGCCTCTGGGTATATCTACTGGCGCTGCGGATATATTTGCAAATACCGGCGGAGTTATGGAAGCGGCTCTCAGAACAGCATATGAAATTATTACAGGGAAAGAGCTGCCGTTTAATAAATTGCATGTTACTCCCATTCAAGGGCTTGACGGCCTAAAGGAAGCGTCTCTCAAGATAGAAGGCACAACAAAGGATTGGAGATTTCTTGAAGGTGTTACATTGAATGTTGCAGTTGCTCATGGTCTTGGAAATGCAAAGAAATTAATAGAATCAATAAAAAGCGGCAAAAAATCCTATCACTTTATAGAAGTCATGGCATGTCCCGGAGGCTGTATTGGCGGAGGCGGACAGCCGAGAATGACAACTAATGAAGTAAGACAGGCAAGAATAAACGCAATATACAAAGAAGATGAAGGCAGAAAACTCAGAAAATCTCATGAAAATCCTGCAGTAAAGGAGATCTATGAGGAATTTCTTATAAAACCTCTCGGGGAAAAATCCCATCATCTTCTGCATACAACCTATACAAACAAAAAAGACCCATCCGAAAAGGAATGCTAATGACTAGACAAGAGGATCTTACATCCAATCCTGCCCCACTCGGTTTGATGGGCTTTGGAATGACTACAGTGCTGTTAAATTTGCATAATGCTGGTCTTTTCGAGCTAGGTTCAATGATATTGGGGATGGGGATTTTTTATGGTGGGTTAGCCCAGGTCGTTGCTGGAATCATGGAATGGAAAAAAGGCAATACCTTTGGAACAACTGCATTTACATCCTATGGTTTTTTCTGGCTCTCTTTGGTTGCGTTGATTGTAATGCCTAAAATGGGATTGATTGCAGCACCGGAAAAATCAGCTATGGTAGCATATTTAATAATGTGGTGCATTTTCACTGCAGTTCTATTTATTGGCACACTAAAATTGAACCGAGCGTTACAAATCGTGTTCGCCTCTCTAGCATTGCTCTTCTTTTTATTAGCCCTCGGGGACTTTACAAATAGCAGTACTATAAAACACATTGCAGGTTACGAAGGAATTTTCTGTGGCCTTTCTGCTATTTATGCCGCTTTAGCTCAAGTGCTTAACGAAGTATATGGAAAAACCGTCGCTCCCATTTGGCCTGTAAAAAATTAGGTATCGTTGTAAAGAATAATCACCAAATCCGCGGAATTCCCAAAAACCGATAATGGAAATGACTTGATAAAAAGCACCATATTGGTATCATTTATAATGTGAATGTTATTTTAGGAATTTTAAAAGAGTCTTATTTTTTGCTGAACAAGATGTCTGTTTATTTGTTATTCGGATTTCTTTTTGCGGGAATTATTCATGTCTTTTTAAGAGAAGGAATGATCGCAAAATACTTAGGCAAAAATAATATAATGTCAGTAATAAAGGCATCTTTGTTTGGGATACCTCTCCCATTATGCTCATGCGGAGTGGTTCCTGCTGCATTGTCTCTGAAAAAAGATGGAGCAAGCAAAGGCTCTATCCTATCGTTTCTAATCTCAACGCCAACAACAGGGATTGATTCGATTTTTGCTACATATTCATTATTGGGTGGAGTTTTTGCGTTTTACCGTGTTATTGCTGCTTTTATCACAGGTGTATTTGCAGGAATTGTCGCGAATATATTCTTTCGTGGAGAACAACCTTCTTCTAATACAGAGAATAAAAGCACGTGCAAAGCATGCGATAGCCATAAGCATTCTACGGAAAGCCACAATTTTTATGACAAGGTCAGGGGAGTCTTTAAATATGCATTTGTTGATTTGTTAAGAGACACCGGGGCATGGATTATTATAGGGATTCTAGCAGGCGGCGCTATATCATATTTTATTCCTGAAACTTTTTTCGCAAAATACATGGGTTCTGTATGGCAGTCTATGTTAATAATGCTTATTGTGGGAATACCAATGTATGTTTGTTCTTCTGGATCAATTCCAATAGCTGCAGCACTTATATTAAAAGGGCTGAATCCAGGAGCAGCATTTGTCTTTCTTATGGTTGGTCCTGCAACAAATTCAGCCGCATTAACTGTTATTACGAAAGAATTTGGAATAAAGACTGTTATTATTTTCCTGGGATCTATAATAATATGCAGTATATGTTTAGGAGTATTTTTGAACTATGCATGGCAATTCTTCAATGTTGATGTAACAGCACACATGATGCAGCATGGCAGGATGATACCTCCATGGATTGAAATAGCAGCAAGCATTGTTTTATTATTGTGCATTTTTTATAGCAGGCTTTTTAGCGGAGTTAAAAAATGAAAAACATTAAAATAGCATTTTTTGATACAAAACCGTATGATCAGGATTTTTTTGATAAGGTAAACGATAAGTACGGTTTCCCAATTAAGTATTTCAAAGGTCATTTAAACCATGATGCCGCTAAGTTGACTCAAGGATACGAGGTAGTGTGCGCTTTTGTTAATGACGTTCTGGATAAGAAGGTAATCGGCACTTTAAAACAAAATGGGATAGAACTTATTGCTATGAGATGCGCAGGATACAATAATGTTGATTTGAATGCCGCATACAAGAATATCCCTGTCGTAAGAGTACCTGCATACTCACCATACGCTGTCGCTGAACATGCAACAGCGCTTATGATGGGTTTAAACAGAAAAATACATAAAGCTTATTATCGTACCCGCGATGGAAACTTCGCTATTAATGGTTTATTAGGATTTGATATGCACGGTAAGACAGCGGGCATAATTGGGACAGGGAAGATAGGAAGATGCCTTGCGCCAATTTTAAAGGGATTTGGTATGAATGTACTTGCATATGATACATCCCCTGATAAAGCTTACGCAAAGGCTTCAGGTATCAGGTATGTTACGCTTTCTGAGCTTTATAGGTCTTCGGATATTATTTCGCTTCACTGTCCGTTAACCCCTGAAACAAATTACATGATAAATAAAGAAAGCATAGATCAGATGAAATCTGGCGTAACGATAATAAACACAGGAAGGGGTAAATTGATCAAAACACAGGCATTGATTAACGGCCTTAAAAGTGGAAAGATCGGAGCGGCAGGACTTGATGTTTACGAAGAAGAGAGTGAATATTTCTTTGAAGACTATTCATCTACTGTTATCAGCGATGATGTATTAGCAAGACTTATGACTTTCCCAAATGTTCTTATCACCTCACATCAGGGATTTTTCACCAGAGAGGCATTGACTAATATTGCAGAAACAACTTTGAATAATATTATTGAATTTTATAAAGACGGATATTTAAAAAACGAAATTTGTTATCGCTGTGAAAGTGATAAATGTAAGAAGAAATCTGGAAAAAGGTGTTTTTAAATAAGGAAAGTATATAACAGGAGGAAAGGAAATGAACGTTAGCACATTATTTAAATTAAGCTACGGGATGTATGTAGTGAGCTCCAAAAAAGACGGCGCATTTAACGGGCAAATCGCTAATACTGTTTTTCAGGTAACTGCAGAACCTCCTCAGATTAGCGTATGTATCAACAAAGAGAATTTGACCCATCAATTTATCCAGAAAAGCGGAGTTTTTACTGTGTCAATTTTAGAACGTGATGTGCCAATGGAATTTATCGGGCACTTTGGTTTTAAATCCGGCAAAGAAGTAGAAAAATTCAAAGATATAGATTATAAGCTGGGAGCAA
The bacterium DNA segment above includes these coding regions:
- a CDS encoding flavin reductase family protein, which codes for MNVSTLFKLSYGMYVVSSKKDGAFNGQIANTVFQVTAEPPQISVCINKENLTHQFIQKSGVFTVSILERDVPMEFIGHFGFKSGKEVEKFKDIDYKLGATGAPVVIQNCLGYLECEVTGNINVGTHTVFIGKVAEAEVLKEGEPMTYAYYHQVKKGNSPKNAPTYIKEK